A genomic segment from Colletotrichum higginsianum IMI 349063 chromosome 5, whole genome shotgun sequence encodes:
- a CDS encoding Heavy metal translocating P-type ATPase → MDDGRNSRITTSFLLANLHCPSCVSSIQQALQESSSHDVIWVSPNVVTSVVTIEHRDTPTPDITIRCMAKSLQDAGFEICGVTTTAATDTDLDTITQSQPQAAAYDIPHNSALDGLLSFAPRWSSESPEAQREAHLLNCKQCRESEDSSHSEGQVVPSNSNGHQSRLQNSSKSNGREGVKAMAPDGSKWRATLSVGGMTCASCVNAIREELNKRDWIENATVNLVTNSATVDFTDKSNALKIAEAIEDMGYDASLDSLAENGNNGDEDSGDDTERKKWRMTVAIGGMTCASCANTITEQLNKKAWISNVAVNLVANSATIDYTVEGKQDDIVQTIDDMGYDATLDTVTRVKSEEKGAQQRTVQISIKGLYCQHCPSRVTHSLTSFTDRLKVVSQPTHEKPLVTVKYTPSAPLFTIRQILSAIDAADPSFKASIYHPPSLEERSKIITQKHQQQLLRRVYLTFVMTIPTFIIGIVYMSLIPDTDHGKHYLMEPWTSGLNRAQIALFILSTPVYFFGADVFHVRAVKEIRNLWRPGSRTPILRRFYKFGSMNMLMSLGTTIAYVSSISQMISAAISKPAEVDDTHFYFDSVVFLTLFLLLGRLIESYSKSKTGDAVEMLGKLRPTTAILVNKDSTGKTTDSVVGVDMLEYGDIVRVPHGASPAADGIVVQGESSFDESSLTGESRLIKKMPGDEVHAGTVNKNSAIQVRITGAAGASMLDRIVSIVREGQTKRAPMERVADVLTAYFVPIITLIAVVTWLTWMILGYTGAIPGRYLDSESGWMAFALQFAIAVFVVACPCGLALAAPTAIFVGGGLAAKHGILAKGGGEAFEKASNVDVVVFDKTGTLTVGGEPKVTDSKLFLNKEDAVNLESSMVLATLRAIEENSSHPVAKAIVSYCITQTETWADVDGLQELPGKGMKATNRGEKPDESFDMIVGNESLMRDHAVDFAEEVSFQLQKWKSEAKSVALVAVRPTTAKPDVAWTLVAVLSISDPIRPEAIRIIKALHDQGTRVWMLSGDNVVTAKAVAKLVGIDPENVLAEVLPWEKADKITYLQTVLKARVGRSREHAKKRAMVAMVGDGINDSPALTKADVGIAIGSGSDVAISSADFVLVTNDLRAVVTLLALSRTVFRRIKVNFGWAVIYNILAIPIAAGCLYPITTNGGQHVRLDPVWASLAMALSSISVVLSSLALRSKIPWLGFRARKIE, encoded by the coding sequence ATGGATGACGGAAGGAACTCCCGCATTACCACCTCGTTTCTGCTGGCAAACCTGCACTGTCCGTCGTGTGTCTCATCAATTCAGCAGGCCCTTCAGGAATCATCCAGCCACGATGTCATTTGGGTTTCACCAAACGTTGTCACGTCCGTCGTCACCATTGAACACAGAGACACGCCAACCCCGGACATCACCATACGATGCATGGCCAAGTCACTTCAAGATGCTGGTTTCGAAATTTGTGGTGTCACTACCACAGCTGCTACCGATACCGACCTGGACACCATCACCCAGAGCCAACCGCAAGCTGCAGCGTATGACATCCCTCACAACAGCGCCCTCGACGGGCTGCTTTCCTTCGCCCCCAGATGGTCCAGTGAATCACCCGAGGCGCAGCGGGAAGCCCACCTTCTCAACTGCAAGCAGTGCCGCGAATCAGAGGATTCCTCTCATAGCGAAGGCCAAGTCGTGCCGTCCAACTCAAACGGACACCAGAGCCGTCTGCAAAACTCAAGCAAAAGCAATGGCCGCGAGGGTGTGAAAGCAATGGCACCAGACGGATCCAAATGGCGGGCAACACTCTCTGTTGGCGGCATGACTTGCGCGTCTTGCGTGAATGCCATCAGAGAGGAGTTGAACAAGAGGGATTGGATCGAAAATGCCACCGTCAACCTGGTCACCAACAGCGCCACGGTCGACTTCACCGACAAGTCCAACGCGCTAAAGATCGCAGAGGCCATTGAAGACATGGGCTACGATGCCAGTCTTGACAGTCTTGCTGAAAATGGCAATAACGGCGATGAAGACAGCGGAGATGATACCGAGAGAAAAAAGTGGAGGATGaccgtcgccatcggcggcatgACTTGTGCCTCATGTGCCAATACTATCACAGAACAGCTAAACAAGAAGGCCTGGATCTCcaacgtcgccgtcaacCTGGTTGCGAACAGCGCCACGATCGACTACACAGTAGAAGGCAAGCAGGACGACATCGTCCAGACTATCGACGACATGGGCTACGACGCCACCCTGGACACCGTAACGAGAGTCAAGTCTGAAGAGAAGGGCGCACAGCAGCGAACCGTCCAGATCTCCATTAAGGGTTTATACTGTCAACACTGTCCCAGCCGGGTGACGCACTCTCTCACGTCCTTCACGGATCGGCTCAAGGTCGTTTCCCAGCCTACTCATGAGAAACCTCTAGTGACCGTCAAGTACACGCCCAGCGCGCCGCTTTTCACCATTCGGCAGATTCTGTCTGCCATTGATGCTGCCGACCCTTCCTTCAAGGCATCCATCTACCACCCTCCCAGTCTCGAGGAGCGATCCAAGATCATCACCCAAAAGCACCAACAGCAACTTCTCCGACGAGTCTACTTGACCTTTGTTATGACCATTCCCACTttcatcatcggcatcgtcTACATGAGTCTGATCCCCGACACGGACCATGGCAAGCATTATCTCATGGAGCCCTGGACTTCAGGCCTCAACCGGGCACAGATTGCTCTATTCATTCTCTCCACCCCCGTCTACTTCTTTGGGGCCGACGTCTTCCATGTCCGAGCGGTCAAGGAGATCCGAAATCTGTGGCGCCCGGGAAGCAGGACACCCATTCTTCGACGATTTTACAAGTTTGGAAGCATGAACATGCTCATGTCTCTTGGCACGACCATTGCCTACGTGTCCTCGATAAGCCAGATGATTTCTGCTGCTATTAGCAAGCcagccgaggtcgacgacacTCATTTCTACTTCGACTCGGTCGTCTTCTTGACGCTGTTCCTCCTCCTGGGTCGTTTGATCGAGTCGTACAGCAAGTCCAAGACGGGTGACGCGGTCGAGATGCTGGGCAAGCTGCGTCCCACCACCGCCATTCTCGTCAACAAGGACTCCACCGGCAAAACTACCGATtcggtcgtcggcgtcgacatgCTCGAGTACGGAGACATTGTCCGCGTGCCCCATGGCGCATCGCCCGCAGCGGACGGCATTGTGGTGCAGGGCGAGAGCAGTTTCGACGAGTCCAGCTTGACGGGCGAGTCTCGGCTGATCAAGAAGATGCCCGGCGATGAGGTCCACGCTGGCACGGTAAACAAGAACTCGGCCATTCAAGTCCGCATCACGGGTGCTGCCGGGGCGTCCATGCTGGACCGGATCGTCTCCATTGTTCGCGAAGGTCagacgaagagggcgccTATGGAGCGCGTCGCCGATGTTTTGACGGCCTACTTCGTCCCCATCATCACCTTGATCGCCGTCGTCACTTGGCTGACGTGGATGATTCTTGGGTACACCGGCGCCATTCCAGGACGATACCTTGATTCGGAGAGCGGATGGATGGCCTTTGCCCTGCAATTCGCCATTGCTGTCTTCGTTGTTGCTTGTCCTTGTGGTCTTGCTCTGGCGGCCCCGACCGCCATCTTTGTCGGTGGCGGTCTCGCTGCCAAGCATGGTATTCTCGCcaagggaggaggggaggcgTTCGAAAAGGCCAGCAATGTTGACGTTGTCGTGTTCGACAAGACTGGCACACTAACCGTGGGCGGCGAACCCAAGGTTACTGACTCCAAGTTGTTTCTTAACAAGGAGGATGCTGTTAACCTGGAGTCCAGCATGGTTTTGGCCACACTGCGAGCAATCGAGGAGAACAGCAGTCATCCGGTGGCAAAGGCCATTGTTTCCTACTGCATCACGCAGACCGAAACTTGGGCCGATGTTGACGGCCTCCAGGAGCTCCCGGGCAAGGGCATGAAGGCAACCAATCGCGGAGAGAAGCCAGACGAGTCATTTGACATGATTGTTGGCAACGAGTCTCTAATGCGCGATCACGCCGTTGACTTTGCCGAAGAGGTTTCCTTTCAGCTTCAAAAGTGGAAGAGTGAGGCTAAATCGGTCGCTTTGGTGGCTGTCAGACCTACCACGGCCAAGCCCGACGTCGCCTGGACCCTCGTCGCAGTGCTCTCAATCTCGGATCCGATACGCCCGGAGGCAATCCGCATCATTAAGGCACTTCACGACCAGGGAACCCGCGTCTGGATGCTTTCCGGCGATAAcgtcgtcacggccaaggcCGTGGCCAAACTCGTGGGCATCGACCCGGAGAACGTTCTGGCCGAGGTCCTTCCCTGGGAGAAGGCGGACAAGATCACATATCTGCAGACGGTGCTCAAGGCGCGCGTGGGGCGGTCCCGCGAGCACGCCAAGAAACGAGCGATGGTGGCCATGGTAGGCGACGGCATCAACGACTCCCCCGCGCTGACCAAAGCCGACGTCGGGATTGCCATCGGAAGCGGCAGCGACGTGGCCATCTCGAGTGCGGATTTCGTTCTCGTCACCAACGACCTCCGCGCAGTCGTGACGCTGCTCGCGCTCAGCCGGACAGTCTTCAGGCGTATCAAAGTCAATTTCGGGTGGGCCGTCATCTACAACATCCTCGCCATTCCCATTGCCGCGGGATGTCTATATCCGATTACGACGAACGGCGGGCAACACGTGCGGCTGGACCCCGTCTGGGCTAGTCTGGCAATGGCATTGAGCAGCATCAGTGTGGTCTTGAGCTCGTTGGCCCTGAGAAGCAAGATCCCATGGTTGGGGTTCCGAGCTAGGAAGATTGAATAG
- a CDS encoding FAD binding domain-containing protein: MQPKQQEANGSAVPQKKVSSTLPFGQPVALSSISGPTYVTAQLLVQQVAFLLSDKIFSYSAPTFDLDVAAKAWSEAKEQNIHGETTDLVQLQTRTGAGALALGYIFSPDFDLAKRHLPQTLLAPTLSLKNLRGALDQLSLLYGVASPFVAHVAALDYDAANGLVSDYDTALRTAEELGLGLVASSSAYETQHMALFATLMAALMPTLHIYDGVRLARETSRVVDALSQSGIADLYNSITSESTGVSERAAISSKVADLLDVFNKHLDPTDDHESQHTALLATLMTALTPNLGVEDGVKLAKKTLKASDALNKKGVAETYKKISSEVQSLNKRLDDAGKVVELLKLFNNELGTAYNLFEYHGHDDAEAVLVVFGSAEAQLAKQVVSRLAADGVKVGAINVRVYRPFVEEAFLASIPESARSISVLGQVKDELSVNDASLQSALYTDVLTSVSFSRKWRQDPTVSDVKYSASEALTPQTLADIFGKLVNADAQAKPFPALVQAHQYTFWDADNSIAVDSPAVVSNLLSRESTSNVYVHESFDNLLQGGIVRTDIRSSKKAIEAPYAVEEADVVAVGEEKLLKDLDILKSVKAGGKLLLNLPGFKVEDVEKRLSPVVRKQIFDKSVELYALDAAQSSISEKEAQAVKILLEFAFLQIARPDITAEEVAKVVLPEGFAFSLTEAQEALGQSLRRIEPQAAWAELPEDVVVRPLPANIRPNSFVGFDKEEPEETSQLIDWQSAAKGLAFKEAYGTQSSLRPELPVKTHTITVKENRRLTPQTYDRNIFHIEFDLGDSGLTYNIGEALGIHAENDETEVQEFISWYGLDPEALVQVPAREDPAALETRTVYQSLKQNIDVLGKPPKRFYEALSEFASDEREKAVLASLGGAEGAADFKKRAEVDFVTYVDILQEFPSARPSFHDLVRIIAPLKRREYSIASAQAVTPNSVALMIVVVDWVDPRGRNRFGHATRYLSGLSVGATIVASVKPSVMKLPTSSKAPLIMAGLGTGLAPFRAFVQYRALQKARGEEIGSILLYLGSRHQREEYLYGEEWEAYVDAGVITHLGAAFSRDQPRKIYIQDRMRESMRDVVQSYIRDEGSFYLCGPTWPVPDVTDVLMEAINTEAKMSGRKVNARNEIEKLKEDGRYVLEVY; the protein is encoded by the coding sequence ATGCAGCCCAAGCAACAGGAGGCCAACGGCTCTGCCGTTCCCCAGAAGAAGGTGTCTTCTACCCTTCCCTTCGGTCAACCCGTGGccctctcctccatctccgGCCCTACCTACGTGACGGCTCAGCTGCTCGTCCAGCAGGTTGCCTTCCTGCTGTCGGACAAGATCTTCTCTTACTCGGCTCCCaccttcgacctcgacgtcgccgcaAAGGCCTGgtccgaggccaaggagcagaacattcACGGCGAGACCACCGACCTTGTCCAGCTGCAGACTAggaccggcgccggcgccctcgccctggGCTACATCTTCAGCCCCGATTTCGACCTAGCCAAGAGGCATCTGCCCCAAACTCTGCTCGCTCCCACCCTGAGCTTGAAGAACCTTCGCGGCGCCTTGGACCAGCTGAGCCTGCTGTACGGAGTTGCCTCCCCCTTCGTTGCtcacgtcgccgccctcgactACGACGCCGCCAATGGTCTGGTTTCCGACTACGATACGGCTCTGCGgaccgccgaggagctgggtCTCGGTCTCGTTGCCAGCTCCAGCGCCTACGAGACGCAGCACATGGCGCTGTTCGCGACCCTCATGGCCGCCCTGATGCCTACCCTTCACATCTACGACGGTGTCAGGCTTGCCCGCGAGACCTCCcgtgtcgtcgacgccctcagCCAAAGCGGCATCGCTGATCTGTACAACAGCATCACCTCTGAGTCCACCGGCGTCAGCGAGAGAGCTGCCATCTCCTCCAAGGTCGCCGACCTCCTGGATGTCTTCAACAAGCACCTCGACCCCACCGATGACCACGAGAGCCAGCACACTGCTCTCCTAGCCACTCTGATGACTGCCCTCACCCCTAACTTGggtgtcgaggacggcgtgaagctggccaagaagaCCCTGAAGGCTTCCGACGCCCTGAACAAGAAGGGCGTTGCCGAGACTTACAAGAAGATCTCTAGCGAGGTTCAGTCCCTGAACAAGAgactcgacgatgccggcaaGGTCGTTGAGCTGCTCAAGCTCTTCAACAACGAGCTCGGCACCGCCTACAACCTGTTCGAGTACCACGGAcatgacgatgccgaggccgtcctcgtcgtctttggcagcgccgaggcccagcttGCAAAGCAGGTCGTCAGCCGTCTGGCTGCCGATGGCGTCAAAGTCGGCGCCATCAACGTCCGCGTCTACCGCCccttcgtcgaggaggcgtTCCTCGCCAGCATTCCCGAGTCCGCCAGGTCCATCTCCGTTCTGGGCCAGGTCAAGGACGAGCTCTCCGTCAATGACGCCTCTCTACAGTCCGCTCTCTACACCGACGTCCTGACTTCCGTCTCGTTCTCCAGAAAGTGGCGCCAGGACCCCACGGTCTCGGACGTCAAGTACTCCGCCTCGGAGGCCCTCACACCTCAGACCCTCGCCGACATCTTTGGCAAGCTTGTCAATGCCGATGCCCAGGCCAAGCCCTTCCCCGCGCTGGTCCAGGCCCATCAGTACACCTTCTGGGATGCTGACAACTCCATTGCCGTCGACTCGCCTGCCGTTGTCAGCAACTTGCTCTCTCGCGAGTCTACCAGCAACGTCTACGTCCACGAGTCTTTCGACAACCTGCTCCAGGGCGGCATCGTCCGCACCGACATCCGCAGCTCCAAaaaggccatcgaggccccctacgccgtcgaggaggccgacgtcgtcgccgttggcgaggagaagctccTCAAGGACCTCGACATTCTCAAGAGCGTCAAGGCTGGTGGCAAGCTGCTCCTGAACCTTCCTGGCTTTAAGGTGGAGGATGTCGAAAAGCGCCTCTCTCCCGTCGTGCGCAAGCAGATTTTCGACAAGTCTGTTGAGCTCTACGCCCTGGACGCCGCCCAGTCCTCCATCTCTGAGAAGGAGGCCCAGGCCGTTAAGATTCTGCTGGAGTTTGCCTTCCTTCAGATTGCCCGCCCTGACATCACTGCAGAGGAGGTCGCCAAGGTCGTCCTCCCCGAGGGTTTTGCCTTCTCCCTCACTGAGGCCCAAGAGGCTCTCGGCCAGTCCCTGCGCAGGATCGAGCCCCAGGCCGCCTGGGCTGAGCtccccgaggacgtcgtTGTCCGCCCCCTCCCTGCGAACATCAGGCCCAACAGCTTCGTCGGCTTCGACAAGGAGGAGCCTGAGGAGACGTCTCAGCTCATTGATTGGCAGTCCGCCGCCAAGGGCCTCGCCTTCAAGGAGGCCTATGGCACGCAGTCTTCGCTCCGCCCGGAGCTGCCTGTCAAGACGcacaccatcaccgtcaaggAGAACCGTCGCCTCACGCCGCAGACGTACGACCGCAACATCTTCCACATCGAgttcgacctcggcgactcGGGCCTCACTTACAACATTggcgaggccctcggcaTCCATGCCGAGAACGACGAGACCGAGGTCCAAGAATTCATCTCCTGGTACGGCCTCGACCCGGAGGCCCTCGTCCAGGTCCCCGCCCGTGAAGACCCGGCGGCCCTGGAGACTCGCACCGTCTACCAGTCCCTCAAACAGAACATCGACGTGCTCGGCAAGCCGCCCAAGCGCTTCTACGAGGCGCTGTCCGAATTCGCCTCGGACGAGCGTGAGAAGGCCGTCCTGGCCAGTctcggcggtgccgagggTGCCGCCGACTTCAAGAagcgcgccgaggtcgacttCGTCACCTACGTCGACATTCTCCAGGAGTTCCCCTCGGCCCGCCCGTCGTTCCACGACCTGGTCCGCATCATCGCCCCGCTCAAGCGCCGCGAGTACTCCATCGCATCCGCCCAGGCCGTGACCCCCAACTCCGTCGCCCTCATgatcgttgtcgtcgactGGGTTGACCCACGCGGCCGCAACCGCTTCGGCCATGCCACGCGCTACCTCTCGGGCCTGTCCGTCGGCGCGACCATCGTCGCCTCCGTCAAGCCCTCCGTCATGAAGCTCCCGACGTCCTCCAAGGCGCCCCTCATCatggccggcctcggcacGGGCTTGGCGCCCTTCCGCGCCTTCGTCCAGTACCGCGCCCTGCAGAAGGCCCGCGGCGAGGAGATCGGCTCCATTCTGCTGTACCTCGGCTCCCGCCACCAGCGCGAGGAGTACCTTTACGGCGAGGAGTGGGAGGCCTACgttgacgccggcgtcatcacccacctcggcgccgccttctcccGCGACCAGCCCCGCAAGATCTACATTCAGGATCGCATGCGCGAGTCCATGCGCGATGTCGTCCAGTCGTACATTCGCGACGAGGGCAGCTTCTACCTGTGCGGTCCCACGTGGCCCGTTCCTGATGTCACAGACGTGCTGATGGAGGCCATCAACACCGAGGCCAAGATGAGCGGCAGGAAGGTCAATGCCCGCAACGAGAttgagaagctcaaggaggaCGGCCGTTACGTCCTCGAGGTGTACTAG